AAGCTTCAAATACccaaaaaaataatgacatattttttgagagaaaatacaacaaaacattaaattatgttatatactacttgaaataaatggacaatatttaatttacaaattaaagattttaataaGTAGGTCACTCAAAACAAAAATGGATAGCCTACCAAAAgctttttcttttgaaaagaACAAACTAGGTAAAGGAAAATTGTATGCCTTGAAAGTAGTCTCCTGTTGTCACTTGGAGGAACAAATTCACCATAACACTAATGATTATTTTACACCAAACAAAAATAAGCTTCAttattaaaaacagtaaaaacaaaaatatgaaataatccagttttcatttctttaacatatttatttaaaaaaaaaaaaaaaaaacatctgtaaatatgcattttaaataataagaaacatgaaaaaatagaGATTGACAGTATTtcatataattaacttgttatcTTATGGCAGTTTGTCACAGTCCTTTACCTATCACTTGGGGACAAATCAATATACCAATGCAGCATAGAGTACATTAAATAATGACTCACCTTGTGTGATGTTACAATAATTAGTTGTACATGTTCATAGACTATAATATCTATATCATAAGAGAGTGAATTAGAACTAACACAGTGGCAACACTGTGCATgctgttatttaaatataattaaattaattttattatttataaactggTCTTTTAGAGCAACCACTTATTCTGGTGTAATCTTCTTAGGGTGGTTAGTGCTTTTTCATAGTTTATCAATCTGGTAGAATCTACTTTCTTTCACAATTCAGCAATCTGGAAGAGTAGACATGTGCTCCTACAAACTGACTTTATACCCCAATTTCTTGTTGCAGACTTTGCACTGAAATAAAAACCAACATTAAAATTACTATCTATGTGTGTATCTATAATTGATCTATGATTcagtaagaatttttatcagatattaatgataataattgctgAGGCCAACATTTTAATGTGCTCTCTAAAGCTCACTCCAGCTGAGAACTTTGGAAAAAATTATCAATCGTTCATAGCCCTGCACAGGATTGAAAAACCAGGACCTCATCATCCTAAGCCACACACCCACACAGGCTAACAATAGGACCAAAAGTAGCctcaaataatgaaaattaataaaaaaaaattaaatggcaTGTCTCCCAAAAATGAGTCAAGTAATGTAGCAAGACTTTTTCCTTTTACTTTGATATTTTATGAGAAAGATTTTGCTGTGGGGTTAACTAGaacctataaataaataactagctaATGCTATAGGAGTTAATTGAATTCTCAAAAAACTGACCTAGTGCTTGTTGGACCAAGTGCATGGAAGGGTtctgtagattaaattagcactttcaACACTTCAATCCACTCTCTATGcacaaaaataatatgtaataaattagcAATACTCCACACTATGCgatagacattaaaaaaaacatgttttagtaatacttaaaacagtaatattaatagtttacgggccatacaaaaataatgattttcttTGCAGTTTTAATAGATGGTATGGAACTCTTCAAGTGTTCACACTTGGGATGTAatgtgaggatgattttttttcctttctaTCCCATAGTGTAGGGTATTTGAGAATAAGCTCATGCTCGAccgcaatctcacctgatggtgtaGATGTGGCGTAAGGTGGAACAtgcttgtctagaagatgccattctcatcttaaagatggtcaggttgtaagaatttaactttttaaattaaaaaattaaaaggttttttatttaatctttgtTTTAAGATAATGTTATTAGGTTAAGTTGATCCGAATGAagacaatttaatattattactattataactACCACAGTTAAATACAGCCCAGTGATAGACAGCCTGGTGGACACCAGTTTCAGCAATACAGTTTCATCTTTCTATTTGgttacagaaccctaaaaatataaatatgcatTACCTAATGTGTACAGTAAGAGATGACCTGTGTGCCCAAGAAGCTGCAGAGTGGGCACTCATACTGCTTCTCTCCAGTAAGTTTCTGCTTCAGGTGATAGTCATTCCTCGTGAATATGCGGCCACAGCTCTGGAGGACAAATAATATTGCTTGATTATTTTTACGTAGGTGTAGATTAAGGTaacattttaatgatattaatatatttgtatcTACTTAAATACAGTTTATTTACTATTCTTTAAATCTTGAACTGTTAGATtgacttaaatattttagttgttggagccgtgatagcccagttgatatgacctctgcctccgattccggagggagtgggtttGATTCTGGTCcggtgcacctccaacttttcagttgtgtgcattttaagaaattaaatattcggTGTGTCAAATtgtgaaagaaaacattgtgaggaaacctacataacagagaattttccttaTACTCTGCATGtatcaagtctgccaatccacattggctATCCACATTGATATCGACGACTTGTTGATATTGATCGACGAAACAGTCGGTGCAGATCTTTTTCGAAAATGAGCATGCCGCATGGTTTCcatgtaatttttaaacaatcGATTATTTTGTCATGTAAccattttaaacatatttctaTTAAATGAGCTAAGGGATCTGCTATCCAACCTAAACGGCACACGTTGCCATAATTAGTGAAAATATTCGAAGTTGTACAATGaatgaaacaaaattaaacatttcgGACTCGGCTACTTACGAACGATGAAACATCTTCTTCAATTGGAGGAAATATTCACGGTTTTATTCGTACTACATCGTTTTTCTTCTGAATCGTCACATCATAATCATTACAATCAATTAGCAACTTAGCAGAATCAGAATTAATTTTTTCTATTACTGcaatcttaaaaattaaaaatggcgATTGACAAAAAAAATTTCCATTTTCCTGTGATGCAAaatcacagacgacaaatgaagatgCAAAATTATCTAAAATCAGTGATGCCAACATTTCAAGGAAAAAAATAGTAGAACAACCATAGATACCACAGACAAAAAAGAACAacgtttttattgattttttatcattaagttttttttaacaatttagaACATTTAAAAGCTTTGACCATTATTAtcaagacctgcctcgctaactgttacccttctgtcaaagatcaaaaatcaatgatctaatgcgtttataaaaactgttgctatagaatcgatgtttcattgttgtaagcGTTGTCGTCGTGTatagagctccctaaaaatgccggtttctgtagttgaatggcataaaaaaacggccaaaaacttgtagtttagtaaaagatatagtAACGTTTCACTTATAtgtatttctaccttaattttattaaatttgtattataaaCAATTTCTAAGAAGAATCGATTCtattgacggaacagcaaaaaatcgatcaagtaattaaatattcatatatatatatttaacctgtggatagtctaagcgatatGTTTGTACGCTCAAATTTAAAGTTGTATGTAGTTTATTGGTCACAGAATACATTTAGTGgtgtcaaatattttttgatgtGTGAGCGTACCGCGTACCGCGCCCCTCCCTCCTCGCCCCCaagtccccctcaaaaaacgccagacttttttgttggtaaatttgggtgcgaaacaggtccatagtctggGTGACCGCTCATTGACAATTTTTAATTGTGCGTGATTTAATTGGACGATTTAAGTTGGAtagatgtgcgggctgtcatacatcgctatacCCTTCgaccatagtctaaatagtcaaaagCTATACCTGTTCTAAAATCGGCCGACAAATTAAACAAGCCAACTAAAACTAAAAGCATAGATTcaataagaaaagaaaaaaataccattCGTTCAAAGAAATATAGTGAAAACgggaaaattttcaaattgttaAAACCTAAAACATTCTCTTCTCTCTCTCAAAGGTTAAACACTCAGACGTGTTTAACCTTTGAGAGAGAGAAGAGAATGTTGTGTATGTTGTCTATGTATCTAAGtgtaacaaattttaagatgaattaaaaaaaaaatctacattacTTAAGTTAGAGGCGGACAGCGCTGTcgcatgtttacgtaccgcgcggctgtaggtatttatttaaaaaatacggccgagttacaatactgcttgtatatatttttactgtggcaatgtgtttgttagtgtgtgtaaaaattacgcgtgtgtgtattgcgagtcaaatttatagttgtgtgtagtgtatggacacagaatatacttaatggtgttaaacgttttcgatgtgtgagtttacctcatccccctaaaaaaatgacagacttttttgttggtgaatttgggtgcgaaccacgtccagttattaatggtctaaggaaATCAAAGATAAAGGACTTTATCTATGCGTTTAAATACTCTTTCTTTGGTTTTTAATAACCTGTTACCTGTCATCAGGGACTGTGGTCTGTGATGTGAAaattcatttgacgtttgtggtgAAAATTGATCTAACAATTACAAACGTACCTACATCGtacctaataattatattttaattcagtAATTAGTATTACAgattcgtattttattttttacaatataaatttattaatttaattaatgtatttcttattaatattagttatagTTTAAAATCTATTCCAAAAGATTTCAAACAATGTCCTTAAAAAATGATATCAAAACATCTGAAGCTGTTACTGGCTTGTGTCGTACATGCTTAGCGAAGGAAATTGAGTTGTTATCAGTATTCGATATATATTCAAGAAATACTAGACTCGATTGTATAATCGCTACTATCACCGGAATAAAGGTAATCACAGACATTAAGGAAAAATGCGAATTTCAACCATCCATactatcattaatattttactgCGAAATTGAGTTTGTTAGCTATTGACGCTATACGTTTAAATTTAGTGATTTATGCTTGAAAACGTGAGCTATTTTAAACATTCTTTacggatatttaaaaaatctgttggtaacttatgctatatttttacctgactgcCAAGAAAGGAAGAAGAATTACTTATTGTCTTTATCTGCAAGAAGTGTGTAACATATGCTACGTTTTTGTTAGAGAAACCGTGGATGTTTTctagtacaatataaaattaaaaaaataatttaataattgagaGTTAAAAAAGATACTACTTGATCTTAGAAGCACCTTGATTGTTAGTAGTAGCAGAGCTATTTGCGCAGTTAAATTATCAGTTGGTAActtatgctatatttttacccgactgtcaAGAAGGGAAGAAGTATTACTTATTATCTTTATCTGCTACAAGTGTGTAACATATGCTACGTTTTTATTTAAACCGCTGATGTTTTctagtacaatataaaattaaaaaaataatttaataattgagaGTTAAAAAAGATACTACTTGATCTTAGAAGCACCTTGAttgttagtagtagtagagctctTTGCACCAGAGCTTGTCTGAGAAAGTATTCTGTCTATTGTCATGCTTATTtctatacagtaaaagctcattattcgtgGGGGATACGTTTTCAAAATGTGTTgtgaatacagaaaccgtgaatatggaatggtattttatatgggattataagttacgttcttgggtgacaaaataaatagcaaatatataaagaaaaaacaattaattgaagttattgatgaACTactatcttcagtcttagacaatggtgtgaagaattttgaaattttttaaaagcttcatagtgattttaagcagtggtaTTCTTAGCCATCCATTCGCAACTTCAGCAATAGGTATTtgtaagttaaagtttaaatttgcagattttacgtcagtttcgtcagtcagatacgcgaataacgaaatatttagtaatagtaaaaaaaatagtaaataaaggaagcgtgaataaggagcatTTACTGTACTTGTTTGAtagtgtttgtaattttaagaaatgtaTGCGATTATTTGATGTTGCACCTGCGATGGCTTTAatagtgaataattaattattactttttataagaAGTTGTTTATGTGTCTAAATGTTGCACCTGCGATAATGGAATGGctcttttattatatgtatagatgatcattccctacccctatcttattctactcccaccctaaacctaccctatccttaccctacttCTActttacccgtaccctacccctaccctatctctaccctacccctatccaacttttactctaccactaccctacccttaccctacccttaccctaagtATTGTAGGTCCATTATttgacctattaaaataaaagaacactTATTGTGTCATGgctataacatttattttaataattaggcatatgctgtcgcgacacttTTGTAGtaaatgatgtgttctgcaaagttgtagtatattattgtattctaacattaattaaaatattgtttacattgcGTGTGCTATGTAAACTATATTTTTGgtaacttttgtacaccttaggttacattattggagtttcaggaaggatccctaatttttttgaaaatataatatagcctatagccttcatcgtCAAATGAGCTATcaaacactaaaagaattttcaaatcagtccagttgttcctgagattagtgcgttcaagcaaacaaacaaactcttcagttttataatattagtatagatatcaggATCTAAAAACACTATCCACTGGTGGTTAGCTAGAGCTGCTGTGGCTTGTTCTAGACCAACAAGGGACAAGCAGTTATTGtgtacaacaattttttttgtagatgAAGCAAGGTGACGGTCTGCCTACAACCATATGTCATGATTGTAAAGAGAAAGCATTAAAGGCATATGACTTCAAACTTCATGCACGACAATCTGAAGACAAGTTAATTGGGATTTTAAATAGTGGAGCTCAAGAGCTTGTTAATGAGGAATTTTTTACTATTGAGGTAAGGGCAATCATAGTTGAACATAGACTGTATACAGGTTTTCAAATAGATTGGAAACTGTAAATCTGCCTGAAAGCTGAAAGGTTTGCTTAAACAGTAGTTCTTAATGATGTAGCTTTTATGCAAGTCTTCAACAGTTCCTTGTCTGGTATTGTGACTAGATTTTCCTTCCAATACTGATTGCAGAAAGTACAGCTGTAGTTTCTTGGCTAGGATGTGTTTTACCTCCTCAGGCTTTACAATGAAATGTGTATAGAGGTTATGTTCATGTATTAGAACTGGGCAATTGCATATAATGTGTAGAGTTGTTTCCACTGCCTCTTGGCAGGGTCTGCActgaatacatacatacatatacactaTAACATAGATTTTTCCTTGTGAGCTCTAAAAGCCTTATTGAAGGATTATACCAGCGCTTTGGAGGTTCATTCCTGGAAGTTGATGGATCCTATAAGGGTTACTTATAACCTTTAGAAATTCCAAttacaaagtaaaaatattatttttatagtgatATCTACACTCATGAGAAGTTAAATaagattatgtattttaatgcaACATTACATACACCCTTTAAAGCACACAGGCTAACTAACACTAACCAACAAggcatttataataaattaaactaataatatatataatacttaaGTGGTTATTTATATGTGGTAGTTGTGCGAGGCATACAAGCAAAATTTTTCTATTACCtgcatcaatctcctattaaaaagggatgcacaatcagcgaccaaaaaacttCCCCACTCAATgtgtgccaaacacaacttcttggcactcaattcaagtagtcgcatttgcaaattcaaacttgatccttaaggttgaatttgctctgaaattgggattttattgaactGTGGACTATATTTagaggcctttaggtataattttctttaccagtcattctaaaactgtcaaaacaaaattggtcagtttttaagtgaaattttcaacatgattgtgcgtcttttTATAATAGGAGGTCAATGATAACCTGTTTAAAAACCATGAATGAATATCAGGAATCCAAAGAATGCTCAGATGTATTGCTGTCATTACAACTGAAGTTgagaaaaataatgattatttaaaaaaaactggaatcaacataaaaaaatatgtccattctagttctatattagaacaagtatccaaagctgctctaatagtatcttaccaaatttgtctAGGCAACACGAgaagagaaggggagtgttgatcaatcatcaaggaatttcttaaccctacatctagtaatcacaagtcctggactttgctcagagtttttctctctaccacatgATGATTCACCtgtacggtgaatccatggaatgctaagatattcttttcaatttattttgttttgcacTGTTATGCTTACAGATAGATCAAAATAATGTGAAAGTTGAGCAGTTTAATGTGGacaatgatgaagatgatatgGATTTGGACATTTCACTACCTTTTGAGCGTGTTGATGCTTCTTTTGAAATAAGTATGCACTTTACTTCCACTAAAGGTTTACTTTTTTAGCATGTTCGGATAAGTGACACTTATCTCAAGTTTATCGAAAGcttattttcatatttagtCTTTGTAATTgacagaaaaaaacaaaatttcgttATTATGTTTGCAGATACTGTGATTAAAAATGAATCTGAAGTTAAAGGTGAAATTGATAATTCAAAGCATAACCTAAAAGCAGAGGTATTTTTAGGTAAGTTTTTAACTGTGACCTATTCCTAAAATCagtgtaattataaaaatattaagtctCCTCATTATTTTGACTGGTGACTACAGGGCTAGGCATCTCAACATAAGTAAACTGCCAGGCAGTTAGGGCAGGCCtaggccggggatgggcattcccctttcagCCTGAtcggtccagtggtttgggctgtgcctTGACTATCAAACAAACTGCTCtgtggtgtaacaccaccaacttcttcACTCTGGCAAATGCAGTGCGATTGAGTGAAAGAAAAAATTTACCATTTTCAGTgctgtatttctttgtattatGTGGAACTGCATGTTTCATCTTTTTGCAGGAGTAGAAAGTGAGAAAAATGTTTCATACTGCCCAGTATGCTGTCAAAATTTCCCAGACGTTGATGTGTTGACGCAGCATGCATGGGAGCGACACTCTGATCTCATGGGGCCGGCGAAACGTGGCCGTAAAAAGAAGCTCACTAGcgtatgtttattaatttattttcatcatcatcatcatcatcatcatcatcatcatcattatcaacccatatttggctcactgctgttctcgagtcttttctcagaatgagaggggttaggccaatagtccaccacgctggcccaatgcggattggcagactacacacactcagagaattaagaaaattctctggtatgcaggtttcctcacgatgtttttccttcaccgtttgagacacgtgatatttaatttcttaaaatgcacacaactgaaaagttggaggtgcatgtcccggactggattcaaacccacaccctccagaatcggaggcagagttcatatccactgggctatcatggtcCTTTATACAATTTCTCTTACTAGTTATTATATACCTTGTTTActtgtaaattataacttttaaatacaaaaatacttggATGTAAAATAACAATCATGAGTTtaggttaaataaatattgtcacaatataaaaaatctttaaaattaattttattagttttaaatacaataaagttgtaatttcattttttttcagaCAATCTTACATAAATTGTCAGAGAATGGATTGAATTTGAAGCAGGTCAATGAGTCACaacataaatgtatattttgcaAGAAGACATTTAAAACTAAAGATGACTTAGTTTCACATATGCCAGAACATAAAGGTATTtcttaaacatttatattatataaaaagagTACTAGttatatcttaaaaaaaaaggacaTATTATGCTAGGATAGTCTAGAAACAGAGGGTCTTAGTTGATCAATATAAGTGTATTGGttttatgttgatgatgatggtctAAGTTGAAAGTTTTGTTAGAAATCTTGTCCCATAAGAAAGAATACCTGCGTCTTTGTATGGTGATTAAtgtttatgtcatcatcatcatcatatcagcccatggacgtccactgcaggacattggccttttgtCAGGACAAACATCACGATCACAACTtgttgggaccccaacatccatcggttTTTCGAATAATGTCCccgaccattgccacttcagcttcttgactcgttgatctatgtcggtaaaatataaaaaaattgtcgcGAAGATTCCCGAATGCCCAACCTacgtaatgtttatttaaattgttttatttcagaTGAAAGGATATTTAGTTGTATGCTATGCAAGAAGATATATTTGaagaaaaaagattttgaaCACCACAAATGTCTGCAACAACTCAAAGATTTGGCTAATGAAAAGgtgaataattttcaaaaaattgaatttatgaCTTTCTGGATCCATATGAACAACTGAATATGGTGCTAAGATAATGTAGAtatatgaataattttatttatttgccagGATGGACCAACAGTTCATCAAACGGAAGTCAGAAAACATGAGTTGTATACAGAATTACGATTGCAAGAATTATTGAAGAAAAACGTCAGTAAGGTACGTCCACTATACAAGACAAGAGCACTTCTATTATGTATAAATCATCGATCTCCATTAAAAAGTccatgcacaatcagcgaccaaaaaacatccctactcaatgagtgccaaacacaacttcttggcactcaatccgagtagtcgcatttgcaaattcaaccttaaactcaatgcttaaggttgaatttgctcgtaattcttatttattacttttcatagaaaaatccatggttcctgtgggatttgtgaaaaactaaattccacatgggcgtccgctagttggactatatttaatagtaggggagcccgggatgctaaatttgcagttactcgagcgtcattgagaccgattacatttggtagattaaattataggaagaataaatggttatttactttttccgcttttagcggtggaaaaaaaaactacagactttaaaaacaatttttattactttggcttactgaaattgtaagaaaattttagcgattaattaggagattatttccttaaaaataagtaaaaaattaatcgcactcgtacctcgagcactaaaatataagggtttaattttgtaactttgaaaccctcccattccattacgttacgctcaaatcgtcagattttcgaaatgtgcagtttttagctatcaactcacctaccttatcttaatctgacgtgctggttgagtatttatgaagttagttttgtttttggttgccctaaacgtacccaccaatgttaagggctcatactcggtggaggtactcgacaaagtgtaaggtattattatgttatgtttatctgccgcgctcgagtaactgcaaaaatcccctcttcggctcctctactataaaggcctttaggtataattttctttaccaatcattctaaaactgtcaaagcaaaattgggcagtatttaagtgaaattttcttcatgattgtgcgtcctttttttataagaggtcaatggtatAAATATATACACAATACGAGTATAAGTGCAATTCGTGATTAGCGTATATGGTTTTTCGAATTTTGTGTCAGGCAGTGAGATGTTTTCCTTCTaagaaagttattaaaattctcagccctgTGTGGGAAATTGGTTGTGAGACACTTCCTCAGCACGCTAAGCTgatggtcgttaatgaattttaaacataagatcgccaacccgcattggagaagTGTAGtgattctgatgatgatgatgatgatgatgatgatgatgatgatgatgatgatgatgatgatgatgatgatgatgatgatgatgatgataatgataatgattattttcaGTCTCTTGTTTCCGCATGCGACTCGTGTGGTGGCGTTTTTGGTTCTGAAGAGGAGTTCAATCAGCATCGTGATATGGAGCATCCCGAGCTTTCTGTTCGGTGCCATATTTGTGATAAGgtcagttttgttttttttctttttacaagaATATTAAGCTAAATTTAGTTCTTCGTATCCAACACCGTTAACCACAAATTaccattaaattatatatatatcaagTGTACAATCAAAAGTATGACTTacctatttcattttatttacttaactattttatgcattttacattatgtaacaatggggatgatgactaggtttgaatatattgaattttatgatacattcaggtaaatagagtcaatgttaactaatttatacataaaaagcaaagattgtctggatatttgcaaaataaataagattataaaatttcaaaatctattaatttttttttatcgtaataagatgaaaattcatacagttttagcttccatacattaaatgtgacatttttcaataaatgaactataaacataaacgcacaaataacaaagatattagtaattttgtttgaacgcccatacaaacctaacgatcagcgagccaacgacgtcactaaatcgtgccattttgtatagaGCGTTttacagggatccgcggcagcgccgtaaatctgaccctttaaacccctatagctccgaaagtaacgatcgcagataccctattacttttacaaaattgctttactattagtagatatactcttaatttatatacaatttaaaaaactgtcatcatccctattgtttttttaatttactaggGCGGACGTCAATAGGatctaaattaacaaaattatcattgtagCTACGCGTTAA
This genomic interval from Bicyclus anynana chromosome Z, ilBicAnyn1.1, whole genome shotgun sequence contains the following:
- the LOC112049815 gene encoding zinc finger protein ZFP2, producing the protein MSLKNDIKTSEAVTGLCRTCLAKEIELLSVFDIYSRNTRLDCIIATITGIKMKQGDGLPTTICHDCKEKALKAYDFKLHARQSEDKLIGILNSGAQELVNEEFFTIEIDQNNVKVEQFNVDNDEDDMDLDISLPFERVDASFEINTVIKNESEVKGEIDNSKHNLKAEVFLGVESEKNVSYCPVCCQNFPDVDVLTQHAWERHSDLMGPAKRGRKKKLTSTILHKLSENGLNLKQVNESQHKCIFCKKTFKTKDDLVSHMPEHKDERIFSCMLCKKIYLKKKDFEHHKCLQQLKDLANEKDGPTVHQTEVRKHELYTELRLQELLKKNVSKSLVSACDSCGGVFGSEEEFNQHRDMEHPELSVRCHICDKVFATLKNASRHRAVCERVERQFACPSCELRFTHEVTLNKHILREHTGQSVSLQFMDRERDRGNQNYTCETCSRPFTRKDLLERHMRSHNTGEKTFECDICKKKFTRRENLRAHLRIHEGKRYTEGTASLCLYCGRSFTNSSNYIVHMRRHTGEKPYKCDFCGKGFCRSSDLQCHRRSHTGEKPWECRECGKAFSRSYKLTRHMRIHTGVKPYKCTYCEKAFTQSNDLTVHVRRHTGDKPYVCELCGDRFIQGTALHAHRRTHGHYPPAAVPQAAPLLYNIQK